The Streptomyces sp. BHT-5-2 genomic interval GTATTTGCGGAGCAGGATGCCGTCCTCGATCAGCATGCGTTCGAAGACCGGGCACTGGTGGAGGAAGCGCTGGTACTCGGTGGGCGTGCAGAAGCCCATGACCCGCTCGACTCCGGCCCGGTTGTACCAGCTGCGGTCGAACAGGACGATCTCGCCGGCCGCGGGCAGATGCTCCACATAGCGCTGGAAGTACCACTGGCTGCGTTCGCGTTCGGTCGGGCGGGGGAGCGCGACGATGCGGGCCACCCGGGGATTGAGGTAGGCGGTGACGCGCTTGATGGTGCTGCCCTTGCCGGCCGCGTCCCGTCCCTCGAAGATCACGACGAGCCGGGCGCCCTCGGCCCGGACCCACTCCTGGAGCTTCACCAACTCCGTCTGGAGGTGGTACAGCTCGCGTTCGTACCGGGCCTTCGGCAGCTTCCCCGAGCCGTGCCCCTTGCCCTCCTGATCGTCCACCATGCATCGACGGTACGGAGCGCGGGGGCGGTTGCGGTTCGGCAAGGGGCCCGAACGGGGGACCAACGGACGCCGGGGTGCCACTGCGGTATGGAAGGGGCCGGACGGCCCTGTCCGGCCGGTGCGGCACGTCGCAGGCTGAAGGGAGATACGGGACAGAGCGTGCCGTACGGCTCTCCGAGGACTGTGCGGCGCGGAGCTGCTTCCGATTCCGAGGAGGCGCCACCATGCCGAACACTCCACACCGGGTCGGCGACGTCATGACGCAGCCGGTGGCGGCCGTCGATCGTGCGGCCGGCTTCAAGACGATCGTCGAGACGATGCAGCGATGGCGGGTGAGCGCCCTGCCGGTGGTCTCGGCCGAGCGGCGGGTGGTCGGTGTGGTCTCCGAGGCCGACCTGCTGCCCAAGGAGGGGTTCCGGGAGGCGGACGAGGACCGGCTCGAACGTCTGCGACTGTCCGACGACGTGCGCCGGGCGGAGGCCGTGACGGCCGGGGAGCTGATGACCAGTCCCGCGGTGACGGTGCACGGCGACGCGCCCCTGGCCCAGGCGGCACGGACGATGGCCACGGCCTCGGTCAAACGTCTGCCGGTCGTGGACGGCGACGGCCTGCTGGTGGGCATCGTCAGCCGCGCCGACCTGCTGAAGGTGTTCCTGCGCTCCGACGACGAGCTCGCGCAGGAGGTACGGCGGGTGCTGGGGACGTACTTCGCATCACCGACCAGGGACCTGCGCGTCGCGGTCACCGACGGGGTGGTCACGCTGAGCGGACAGCTGCGCGACCGGTCGCTGGTGCCCGTGGTGGCGCGTCTGGTGCGCGGCATCGAGGGAGTGGTGGACGTGGAGTACGACGTGACGGGCGTGGCACCGGTACGTGTCGGCCCGCCGGCGGAGCGCTCCTCCCTGTGAGCGTTCGGACGGGTCTGCCGGCGTGGTGACACTCCGCGGGCCGATCCGCGACAGTGCGCTGCTGCCGTCGTAGCCCGACTGGTGCGAGGCTTGGAGGTGTGGTCGGTGGGGGTGGTGTGGGGGCTGTTCGGCCCTGGCGGGTCGGCTTGGGTGGGGTGAGGATGGAGCGGGGGGTGGGGTTTGTGGACGGAGGGCCTGATGAGCGAGACGGGTGTGTTCTCCCCGCAGTGGCCGATCCGGGTGTTCCTGGTCGATGATCATGAGGTGGTCCGGCGTGGTGTGCAGGATCTGCTCGATGCGGAGCCGGACATCGAGGTGGTGGGTGATGCCGGAACGGCCGATCGTGCGTTGGCGCGGGGGCCGGCGTTGCGGCCCGATGTGGCGGTGCTCGATGTCCGGTTGCCGGATGGCGACGGGATCTCGGTGTGTCGTGAGTTGCGTTCGCGGATGCCGGAGGTGGCCTGCCTGATCCTCACCTCGTTCGACGATGATGACGCACTGCTCGATGCGATCATGTCCGGGGCTGCTGGTTACGTTCTGAAGGAGATCAAGGGCACGGATCTGGTCGCCGCGGTGCGTACGGTGGCGTCGGGGCGTTCGATGCTGGATCCGGCCACCACGGCGCGGTTGATGCGTCGTCTGCGGGGTGGGGAGGAGGACGTGGCGCCGTCGGAGGAGGATGCTCTGTCTGGGCTGTCGGCGCGGGAGCGGGAGATCCTCGAGCTGATCGGGGAGGGTTTGACGAACCGTCAGATCGGTGCGCGGCTCTATCTGTCCGAGAAGACCGTCAAGAACCACATCTCCCGGCTGCTGGCCAAGCTCGGCGTCGAGCGCCGTATCCAGGCGGCGGTGCTCGCCACGCAGCACGGGGTGGGGGCGGGTATGGAACGGGGAAGCTAGAGAGCCGTGCGGCAGCCGGCGAAACGGCGCATCGGCGCATCGGTGCGTCAGGGAATCGGTGCGTCAGGGCCTGGTCCTGCCCCGCCGAGGATCGTATGTGCCGCAGCGCCTGTGGCAGCTCCAGGCCGGTGCCCACCGACAGCACCGCTTCCAGCAGCAGGTGCTGCGAGCCGCCGAGGTGAGGCGAGCCACCGACAGACACTTCCGCGGAACCACCGCGACCGGACAGCGCGAGTGGTGCAACACGGCGAGCACGGACGGCCCGACAGGCATCGGCGCGCGTTCGACACAACGCCCGATGGCCGGCAGCCCGGCCCGGGAACAGGCTGCCGGCAGCACGGGCACGGCCCTGCCCCGTCCGCCACTCGCTCGATCACCTCGACATCGGGAAACTTCTCCCGCCACGGTGCGATGCTCGCGGACAGCAGCTCCCGCTCGCCCGCCGCACCGTCGCGGTGCCGCTGCGTTCCGCCAGGGCGTCGGCGGCCTCCTCGTCCACCCGCTCCGCCGTCACCGCGATCCCGGGGTGGCGGCCCCTGACCATGGCTTCGGTCCGGTCGAGCGCTTCGGTTCCGTACCTGCGCTGCTCGGCCGCCGCCGGGGTTCCCAGGCGGTCAGGAGCCGCAGTCGGGACTGTCGTAGGCGCGCTTCGTGTGCCGCCCACGTCGCTGCCGCCAGGGCATGGGGGGTACCGTCCACGCCGACGGTGATGACGTTCTTCGTGACGGCGCTCTTCATGACGGCGGTCTTCATGATGGCGTCCGGCTTTCCTTGGTTCGTCCTTCGCCGATCCGGACGGTCCGGTCGTCGGCCGCCGGCGTCGGCTTGAGGTCCTCGGACACCGACACCACACCGTCGACGCTCGCGCACATCCGCACCAGCACCGGGATCAGCAGTGCGTCCGTCACGGTGCCGTGCAGGGCGACCTGGCCCCGATTGACCTCGGCGGTCACGCCGGCGGCGCCGAGCCGTGCCGTGCGCCCGAGGACCTCGCGGGTGATCTCCTCCCGGATCGCCCGGTCCTTGCGCAGGAAGACGCGCAGCAGGTCGCTGCGGCTGACGATGCCCAGCAGGACATCCGCCTCGTCGACCACGGGAAGCCGCTTGAGGTGCTGCACCTCCATCAGGCGGGCCGCCTCCACCACCGTCCAGTCCGGGTGCGCGCACACCGCCGGGGCGGACATCAGCTCTCCGGCGGTGCGCCCCTCCGCGCGGGCCTTCTCCCACGCCTCCAGATGCGGCAGCGGCGTCCGGCCGGACAGATCCGACCGGTCGGCGGCCTTCCGCAGCAGATCGGCCTCCGAGACGACGCCGGCCGGCCTGCCGAGACTGTCGAGCACCGGCACGGCGCTCACCACGTGGTCGGCGAGCGTCTGCGCGATCTCCTTGAAAGGAGTCTCCAGCCCTACGCTCACGACCTTCCGGGTCATCAGCTCGCCTATCGTGCGATGCTCCATCTCCGGCTCCTTCCGCCCCGGCGGCCCAGGGTGCGGCCACACCTCCAGCGTGGGCGGCCCGGTGGGCGCACCGGTATGAGCCACTTGGCCCTCTCGACCGGCCGGCCGTCCCCGGCCGGGCCGACCGGTCCCCAGGCCCTGGAATGGCCCGACCTGTGCTGGCTGCTGCGCGACCCGCTCTCCGGCCCCGGCCACGTCCAGATGGTCCTCCGCCTCGGCTACGGCCCCGACGGACCACCCACCCCGCGCCGCCCAGTGGACGAGGTCCTCACCATCACAGCGTGAGCACCACCTCAGCGGGCCCGACCCCGGCACATCACCGGCCGCGAACGTGCCCCTCGGCCGGCCTCGGTGCCGGGAGCGGGTTGGCGGCGCAGGTGGTGTCGGTGCGCGGGAGGGTTCCGTTGACGAGATAACCCTCGACCAGGTCGTCGACGCAGGCGTTGTGGTTCTGGAACTGTCCGTGGTCGCCCCCGCCGGCGACCGTCACCAGGCGCGAGGTGGGCAGGGCCCGGTGGTCGCGCAGGGCACCCTCGTAGTAAGTGGCGGGATCATGCGTGGAGTTCAGCATCAGGATGGGCGGCAGGTTGCGCCCGGTGATGTGGATGCGCGGTGCGGCGGAGCGCGGCCAGGCGGCGCAGATCGCGGTGTAGGCCAGCGAACGGGCGCCCACCAGCGGGTAGTTGCGTGTCATGCGGTCGCTCTGGGCGATCCAGTAGGCGGCGCTGCGGTTCCAGGGAGTGTCGTTGCAGGTGACGGAGAAGAAGTCCGCGACGAAGCCCGCGTTCATGGGCTGTGCCAGTGCCTGGGCGAGCGACTGCTTGACGGCGGGCGGTGCGCTGTCGGGGTGTTCCAGGACGGTCAGGGCGGTGGCCAGTTTCTCGAAGCCCGGGTCGGCCTGGTAGATGGCGCTGCTGCTGAGGGCGTCCAGATGGTCGGGCGTGATGGTGGTCCCGTCGAGGACGAGCGGGTGTTGGTGCAGCCTGGCGCGCAGTCCTTCGAAGGATGCCTTGGCCTGGGCGGTCGTGCGGCCCTGGTGGTAGACGCCGTCGTTCTTCGCCAGCCACGGGAGGAAGTCCTGGTCGAATCGGCGTTGGAAGCTGAACGGTTGGGATTCCATGAACGCCTGCCAGGTGCGGGTGAAGTCGATGTTGCTGTCGAGGACCATGCGTGCCACACGACGGGGGAACTCCGTTGCGTAGGAGGCGCCGAGGACGGTGGCGTAGGACGGGCCGTAGTAGGAGAGGGTGTCCGCTCCGAGCAGGGAGCGGTAGAGGTCCATGTCGTGGACGGCCTGCTCGGTGGTGATGTAGGGCAGCAGGTCGCCGGAGTCGCGTTGGCAGTCGCGGACGAAGGCGCGTGCCCGGGCGAAGGTGGTGCGGACGGCGTCGGCGGAGCGGTCGCGCTTGTCGCCGGTGAAGTAGGCGTCGACGGCCGACTGGTCGGCGCACGTCACTCTGGTGCTGTTGCCGACCCCGCGCTGGTCGAAGCTGACGATGTCGTAGGCGGCAGCGAGGCCGGGAGCGTAGGCGGCCAGACCCGCGGGCCGCTTGAGGCCGGAGGCGCCGGGGCCGCCGGCGGCCATCATCAGCACCCCGCGCCGGCCGGCGGGACCGGTCGCCCGGTGCCGGGAGACCGCCACGGTCAGACTGGGGCCCTGCGCCGGATGGTGCCAGTCCCGTGGCACGGACATGGCCGCGCACTCCAGCGCACCGGAGGCACAGGGTTGCCAGTCGAGATGCTGGTTCAGGTAGCGCGCGGGTGTGCGCACGGTGCCTGGCCGCGGTGCTGTTGCGGCCGTGGCACTGCTCGCCCCCGCGACCGGCAGGGCGCCGGCCGTGAGGAGCACGGATGCGGCGACGGCCGCCCAGCGCGCGGACTTCCCGGATACGGGCATCGGTTCCCCCTTGAGGAATAGCGGTGCCCTCGATACTGGTCCGCACGCCCCTGGCGATCCATGAAGCCAACTGCCGAATCCGGGGTGGTACCAGTGCCACCCCCTGCACCCCGACGCGGTGCAGGGGACGCCGGCTTCGCCACCGTGCGCGGTGCGCCGTCACTGCTCCCGTGGTGGGTCCGGCAGCAGTCGTGCGAAGGCGACCGGGAGCCGTTCCGGGCCGCGCAGGATGGCGTTCTCCCGGTACGGCGGCGGGTCGGCGACCAGACGGGGGGAGTCCAGGCGGCGGGCGAGCGCGGTCAGCGCGATCTGCGCCTCGGCGCGGGCGAGGGCGGCACCGATGCAGTAGTGGATGCCGCCGCCGAAGCCGAGGTGGGCGTTGTCGGCGCGGTCGGGCAGGAAGCTGCCGGGGTCGGCGAAGCGCCGCGGATCGCGGTTGCCTGCGGCCAGCAACAGGCGGATGCGCGCCCCCTTGGGGATGGTGGTTCCGGCGATGTCGATGTCCGCCAGGGTGCTGCGGCCGGACATCTGCACCGGCGGGTCGTGCCGCAACACCTCCTCCACCAGCGGTGTGACCAGGTCGGGGTCGTTGCGCAGCCGGGCGAGGAGGCCGGGGTTGCGCAGCAGCGCCAGGGTCCCGTTGGCGATGAGGTTGACAGTGGTCTCGTGTCCCGCGATCAGCAGCAACCCGAGGGTGACGCGGAGATCGATGGCGTCCATGGGCCCGCCCGGGCTCTGGCCGTTCATCAGGCCGGCCAGCAGATCGCCGCCGCCGTCGGCGTCGTGCCGTGCGATCAGTCCCTCCAGGTACTCCGCCAACTCGACGCGGGTCTGCTGGAGTTGGTGGATCTCCTCCTCGGTCTGGGTCTCGACCGGGTCCAGGCCGCGGGTCAGCCGGCGGGCCAGACTGCCGAAGAGGCGCTCGTCCTCGCGCGGTACGCCGAGCAGTTCGCAGATGATGGTGACCGGAAGCGGGTAGGCGAGGTCGCCGACCACGTCCAACTCTCCGGGCGTTTCGCTGGTGTGCGCGTCCAGCAGACTGGTGACGAGGCCGTCGATGTGGCCGCGCATGCCCATGATGCGCGGGACGAACTGCCGGGTCACCGCCTGGCGCAGCTGGTCGTGCCGGGGCGGGTCCGCTATCAGCAGGCTCTTGCGGATCGGCTGCTGTTGCGGGTTGAGCCGGTCCGCGCTGATGCGGGGGTCGCGGAGCAGCAGGCCGATCTCACGGTGCCCGGTCGCCAGCCAGGACCCGTCGGTGAGCCGTACCACCGGTTCCTGGAGCAGCTGCTCGTACAGGGGGTAGGGGTCGGCGCGGTTCTCGTACCGGAGGGCTTGGGCGAACAGCTCTGCGGCGGAGCGCTGTTGGACGGCGGAGGTCATGGTGGGCTCCCTCACTCGTGTG includes:
- a CDS encoding cytochrome P450, with translation MTSAVQQRSAAELFAQALRYENRADPYPLYEQLLQEPVVRLTDGSWLATGHREIGLLLRDPRISADRLNPQQQPIRKSLLIADPPRHDQLRQAVTRQFVPRIMGMRGHIDGLVTSLLDAHTSETPGELDVVGDLAYPLPVTIICELLGVPREDERLFGSLARRLTRGLDPVETQTEEEIHQLQQTRVELAEYLEGLIARHDADGGGDLLAGLMNGQSPGGPMDAIDLRVTLGLLLIAGHETTVNLIANGTLALLRNPGLLARLRNDPDLVTPLVEEVLRHDPPVQMSGRSTLADIDIAGTTIPKGARIRLLLAAGNRDPRRFADPGSFLPDRADNAHLGFGGGIHYCIGAALARAEAQIALTALARRLDSPRLVADPPPYRENAILRGPERLPVAFARLLPDPPREQ
- a CDS encoding CBS domain-containing protein, with protein sequence MEHRTIGELMTRKVVSVGLETPFKEIAQTLADHVVSAVPVLDSLGRPAGVVSEADLLRKAADRSDLSGRTPLPHLEAWEKARAEGRTAGELMSAPAVCAHPDWTVVEAARLMEVQHLKRLPVVDEADVLLGIVSRSDLLRVFLRKDRAIREEITREVLGRTARLGAAGVTAEVNRGQVALHGTVTDALLIPVLVRMCASVDGVVSVSEDLKPTPAADDRTVRIGEGRTKESRTPS
- a CDS encoding alpha/beta hydrolase, whose amino-acid sequence is MPVSGKSARWAAVAASVLLTAGALPVAGASSATAATAPRPGTVRTPARYLNQHLDWQPCASGALECAAMSVPRDWHHPAQGPSLTVAVSRHRATGPAGRRGVLMMAAGGPGASGLKRPAGLAAYAPGLAAAYDIVSFDQRGVGNSTRVTCADQSAVDAYFTGDKRDRSADAVRTTFARARAFVRDCQRDSGDLLPYITTEQAVHDMDLYRSLLGADTLSYYGPSYATVLGASYATEFPRRVARMVLDSNIDFTRTWQAFMESQPFSFQRRFDQDFLPWLAKNDGVYHQGRTTAQAKASFEGLRARLHQHPLVLDGTTITPDHLDALSSSAIYQADPGFEKLATALTVLEHPDSAPPAVKQSLAQALAQPMNAGFVADFFSVTCNDTPWNRSAAYWIAQSDRMTRNYPLVGARSLAYTAICAAWPRSAAPRIHITGRNLPPILMLNSTHDPATYYEGALRDHRALPTSRLVTVAGGGDHGQFQNHNACVDDLVEGYLVNGTLPRTDTTCAANPLPAPRPAEGHVRGR
- a CDS encoding response regulator transcription factor codes for the protein MSETGVFSPQWPIRVFLVDDHEVVRRGVQDLLDAEPDIEVVGDAGTADRALARGPALRPDVAVLDVRLPDGDGISVCRELRSRMPEVACLILTSFDDDDALLDAIMSGAAGYVLKEIKGTDLVAAVRTVASGRSMLDPATTARLMRRLRGGEEDVAPSEEDALSGLSAREREILELIGEGLTNRQIGARLYLSEKTVKNHISRLLAKLGVERRIQAAVLATQHGVGAGMERGS
- the ppk2 gene encoding polyphosphate kinase 2, with protein sequence MVDDQEGKGHGSGKLPKARYERELYHLQTELVKLQEWVRAEGARLVVIFEGRDAAGKGSTIKRVTAYLNPRVARIVALPRPTERERSQWYFQRYVEHLPAAGEIVLFDRSWYNRAGVERVMGFCTPTEYQRFLHQCPVFERMLIEDGILLRKYWFSVSDDVQEQRFRQRLDDPTRRWKLSPVDLESLTRWEEYSRAKDDMFVHTDLPEAPWYVVESNDKRRARLNMIAHLLSTVPYRDVPPPVLELPPRPPGTGYRRPPRALQHYVPDHAARLEK
- a CDS encoding CBS domain-containing protein; this encodes MPNTPHRVGDVMTQPVAAVDRAAGFKTIVETMQRWRVSALPVVSAERRVVGVVSEADLLPKEGFREADEDRLERLRLSDDVRRAEAVTAGELMTSPAVTVHGDAPLAQAARTMATASVKRLPVVDGDGLLVGIVSRADLLKVFLRSDDELAQEVRRVLGTYFASPTRDLRVAVTDGVVTLSGQLRDRSLVPVVARLVRGIEGVVDVEYDVTGVAPVRVGPPAERSSL
- a CDS encoding universal stress protein, yielding MKTAVMKSAVTKNVITVGVDGTPHALAAATWAAHEARLRQSRLRLLTAWEPRRRPSSAGTEPKRSTGPKPWSGAATPGSR